The following coding sequences lie in one Nitrospirota bacterium genomic window:
- a CDS encoding AbrB/MazE/SpoVT family DNA-binding domain-containing protein translates to MLTAVKITSKGQITIPKRIRDILDTDIVEFEVKDNLVVLKPVRSVGGSLSKYSVGRKTFSEIRDIAWDAAVNDKFKK, encoded by the coding sequence TTGCTAACAGCGGTAAAAATCACATCTAAGGGACAGATCACAATACCAAAGAGAATCAGGGACATACTGGATACTGATATTGTGGAGTTTGAGGTAAAGGACAACCTGGTTGTGCTAAAACCTGTTAGAAGCGTTGGCGGATCACTAAGCAAATACTCAGTAGGACGTAAAACTTTTAGTGAGATTAGAGATATTGCATGGGATGCAGCAGTAAATGACAAATTTAAAAAATGA
- a CDS encoding PIN domain-containing protein, whose protein sequence is MILPDTNTIVRYILKDVSDLYAKAEELFEKVRIGEENIIVLESVLTECVYVLVKFYKVPRKDVSFVLQGFLSYRGVKNADRDELIESLRMYSVSNLDIVDCILCAKSRCYKMTLFSFDNDLKNCN, encoded by the coding sequence ATGATATTACCCGATACTAACACAATCGTCAGATATATTTTAAAAGACGTTTCCGACTTGTATGCAAAAGCGGAGGAACTATTTGAAAAAGTTAGAATTGGAGAAGAAAATATTATCGTTTTGGAGAGTGTTTTGACAGAATGTGTTTATGTCCTTGTAAAGTTTTATAAAGTGCCGCGTAAAGATGTATCATTTGTGCTACAGGGTTTTCTCAGCTATAGAGGGGTTAAAAATGCTGACAGGGACGAACTGATTGAATCACTTCGTATGTATTCAGTGTCAAATCTTGATATCGTAGATTGTATCCTGTGCGCTAAATCAAGATGCTATAAAATGACTCTGTTTTCCTTTGATAATGACCTTAAAAACTGTAATTGA
- a CDS encoding 3-deoxy-D-manno-octulosonic acid transferase, whose product MMFIYRLLYFAAFLLLLPYQYLKRASGLRTKWFMERTGKYQFVLKKPGSSYKTKSDISVIDTEGKAVVWIHAVSVGETISAVPLIKKITEEITPHVVLSTVTDTGQRTAKERLRGVGNIVYMPFDTPACVKRAIEAISPDLFIVMETELWPEVFHQMSERGIPVMLLNGRISDKSFRGYMKIRFFMKELFSKIAFFGMQSEIYSERVVKLGAKREIVHTFGNFKFDVMPPKEIPDWATEMKRPLIVMGSTHEGEEILMLSCYKKLKTEFSSLSLIIAPRHPERFKDVERILISQHTGYQRRTQLTDTPPDIVLVDTIGELSSLYGAADIAIMGGSFVPKGGHNLLEPAFWEKPIVTGPFMDNFPMAEDFFETGAAIQADSSDLYDTLLELLKNPGRTTEMGRKAGELFRKNAGSIDLAVTEIKSMLRNKD is encoded by the coding sequence ATGATGTTTATATACAGGCTGTTGTATTTTGCGGCATTTTTACTTTTGCTTCCGTATCAGTATCTTAAGAGAGCATCCGGCTTGCGGACAAAGTGGTTTATGGAACGAACCGGAAAGTATCAATTTGTTTTAAAAAAGCCGGGCAGCAGTTATAAAACCAAAAGCGATATTTCTGTGATAGATACTGAGGGTAAGGCAGTGGTGTGGATTCATGCAGTGTCAGTGGGAGAGACGATATCGGCAGTACCGCTTATAAAAAAAATTACAGAAGAGATAACCCCACACGTTGTACTTTCAACTGTGACGGATACGGGGCAGAGGACGGCAAAAGAGAGGCTCAGGGGTGTTGGAAACATAGTGTATATGCCGTTTGACACTCCGGCCTGCGTTAAACGGGCAATTGAGGCAATAAGTCCTGATTTGTTTATCGTAATGGAGACAGAGCTTTGGCCAGAGGTGTTTCATCAGATGTCAGAGCGCGGGATTCCTGTAATGCTACTTAACGGCAGAATTTCTGATAAATCATTCCGGGGATATATGAAAATCCGTTTTTTCATGAAGGAACTTTTCTCCAAAATTGCCTTCTTTGGAATGCAAAGTGAAATTTATAGCGAACGCGTGGTAAAACTCGGAGCAAAGCGTGAAATAGTTCATACGTTTGGAAATTTTAAGTTTGATGTGATGCCGCCAAAAGAAATCCCTGACTGGGCAACGGAAATGAAAAGACCGCTTATAGTTATGGGAAGTACGCATGAGGGTGAGGAAATACTGATGCTCTCCTGTTACAAGAAATTAAAAACCGAGTTTTCCTCACTGTCTTTAATAATAGCTCCGCGCCATCCTGAGCGTTTTAAAGATGTGGAGAGGATTTTAATATCTCAACACACCGGGTATCAGAGGCGGACACAATTAACAGACACACCGCCTGACATTGTCTTGGTGGATACGATAGGAGAGCTTTCCTCGCTTTACGGGGCAGCAGACATTGCAATAATGGGAGGAAGTTTCGTACCAAAAGGAGGACATAATCTTTTGGAACCTGCTTTTTGGGAAAAACCAATAGTTACCGGTCCGTTTATGGATAACTTTCCAATGGCGGAGGATTTTTTTGAGACAGGAGCCGCAATACAAGCAGACAGCTCTGACTTATATGACACTTTGCTTGAACTTCTGAAAAATCCAGGGAGAACAACTGAGATGGGCAGAAAAGCCGGAGAACTGTTCAGAAAAAACGCAGGCTCTATAGATTTGGCTGTTACGGAGATAAAATCTATGTTAAGAAATAAGGATTAA
- a CDS encoding peptide-binding protein, with translation MKKLLLIFIIYTLVITGYAEPVSAQADNGTKVFKPAYGDTIVEGVIGEPSILIPMLAGDSASHAVAGLVFNGLVKYAPDLQLTGDLAESWDISPDGLVITFHLRKGVRWTDGVEFTANDVMFGYKTIIDEKTPTAYKEDFLQVRKAEVLDKYTFRVTYEKPFAPALSSWGSLVVLPEHLLKGKDIVKDPFGRAPVGMGPYILDKWIAGERVELKSNHGYFDGRPYIDRYVYRIIPDQSTMFLELKTGSIDFMGLTPIQYQRQTDTELFKERFQKFRYPAFNYTFLGFNLKHPFFKDKRVRQAIAHAIDKEEIVDAVLFGLGTTSTGPYVPNTWPYNPNVRKYEFNPIKAKALLKEAGWTKKDSDGVLKKDGNRFEFTIITNMGNTLRTKTATIIQYRLKQVGIKVHIRALEWSTFINEFVDKRRFEAVVLGWSIGLDADQYDIWHSSKTKEKEFNFIGYNNPEIDALLEEGRRTFDMEKRKRAYHRLHEILAEDVPYVFLYVPDSLVVISSRFKGIVPTTIGIGYNQPKWFVPAELQKNSLQR, from the coding sequence ATGAAAAAACTCTTACTAATTTTCATCATATACACGCTTGTTATTACTGGTTATGCCGAGCCGGTAAGCGCTCAGGCGGATAATGGTACTAAGGTTTTTAAACCTGCCTATGGCGATACAATAGTTGAGGGCGTAATAGGGGAGCCGAGCATTTTAATCCCCATGCTTGCAGGTGACAGCGCATCTCATGCCGTGGCGGGGCTTGTATTTAACGGGCTTGTCAAGTACGCCCCGGATTTGCAGTTAACCGGAGATTTGGCTGAAAGCTGGGATATTTCTCCGGACGGCCTTGTGATAACGTTTCATCTTAGAAAGGGAGTCAGATGGACAGACGGGGTGGAATTCACTGCTAATGATGTAATGTTTGGATATAAGACCATCATTGACGAAAAAACACCTACGGCCTACAAAGAGGATTTTCTGCAGGTCAGGAAAGCTGAGGTGCTGGATAAATACACGTTTAGAGTGACTTATGAAAAGCCGTTTGCGCCTGCTCTAAGCAGTTGGGGCTCTCTTGTTGTGTTACCAGAGCATTTGCTCAAAGGTAAGGACATAGTAAAGGATCCATTTGGCAGAGCGCCTGTTGGAATGGGCCCCTACATATTGGATAAGTGGATAGCTGGTGAGCGGGTTGAGTTAAAATCAAATCATGGCTACTTTGATGGCAGACCCTACATAGACAGATACGTTTACAGGATAATCCCCGACCAGTCAACAATGTTTTTAGAACTAAAGACAGGCAGTATTGATTTTATGGGGCTTACTCCGATTCAATATCAAAGGCAAACCGACACGGAGCTCTTTAAGGAGAGATTCCAAAAATTCCGGTATCCGGCATTTAACTATACATTTCTGGGATTTAACCTGAAGCATCCGTTCTTTAAGGACAAACGCGTGCGACAGGCCATAGCCCATGCCATTGATAAAGAGGAAATCGTGGATGCCGTCCTGTTTGGACTTGGCACAACCTCAACCGGCCCCTATGTGCCAAACACATGGCCGTATAATCCAAATGTCAGAAAATACGAGTTTAACCCTATAAAGGCAAAAGCACTGCTTAAAGAGGCCGGATGGACGAAAAAGGACAGTGACGGAGTGCTTAAAAAAGATGGTAACCGTTTTGAATTTACGATAATCACCAATATGGGAAACACACTTAGGACAAAAACCGCAACAATAATTCAATACCGGCTGAAGCAGGTTGGGATTAAGGTTCATATTCGGGCGCTTGAATGGAGTACGTTTATAAACGAATTTGTGGATAAAAGGCGTTTTGAAGCGGTAGTGCTTGGCTGGTCAATAGGGCTTGATGCCGACCAATACGACATCTGGCATTCAAGTAAAACAAAGGAGAAGGAATTTAACTTTATCGGCTACAATAACCCTGAGATTGATGCTCTTTTAGAAGAGGGCAGACGCACTTTTGATATGGAAAAACGCAAGCGCGCTTATCACAGACTGCACGAAATATTAGCCGAGGATGTGCCCTACGTGTTTTTATACGTGCCAGATTCTCTTGTTGTAATAAGCAGCCGTTTTAAAGGCATAGTTCCCACCACTATAGGGATCGGCTATAATCAGCCAAAGTGGTTTGTTCCGGCTGAGTTACAAAAGAATTCCTTGCAAAGATGA
- a CDS encoding Uma2 family endonuclease produces the protein MNVRAIERDLDLTEVINGEESMGPSPFGIHQRIVGILQDIIRQYIKLKSLGEIYLSPLDVIFEEGINRLQPDILFIRKENMSIFQDWIRGVPDMVCEVISTSCIPLQLLRVSLSPKS, from the coding sequence ATGAACGTTAGGGCTATAGAAAGAGATTTAGATTTAACTGAAGTTATTAACGGAGAGGAGAGCATGGGGCCTAGCCCATTTGGAATACATCAGAGGATTGTTGGCATACTGCAAGACATTATACGCCAATATATTAAATTGAAGAGTTTGGGAGAGATATATTTGTCTCCGCTTGACGTAATATTTGAAGAGGGGATTAACAGATTGCAACCCGATATCTTGTTTATCAGAAAAGAGAACATGAGTATCTTTCAGGACTGGATAAGAGGAGTACCTGATATGGTTTGTGAGGTGATAAGTACAAGCTGCATTCCTTTGCAGCTCTTGAGGGTTTCGTTAAGTCCAAAGTCATAG
- a CDS encoding NifU family protein translates to MLDKTQVENTLNAIRPMLNRDGGDVQLIDVTSDGIVKVKLVGACGSCPMSMMTLKGGIEAKLKADIPEVKAVEAV, encoded by the coding sequence TGTTAGACAAAACACAGGTAGAAAATACGCTGAATGCGATTAGGCCGATGTTAAACAGAGACGGAGGCGATGTGCAGCTTATTGATGTGACAAGCGATGGGATTGTGAAGGTTAAACTTGTAGGGGCATGCGGCAGTTGCCCAATGTCTATGATGACTTTAAAAGGCGGGATAGAGGCTAAGCTAAAGGCTGATATTCCAGAGGTCAAGGCTGTCGAGGCTGTATAG